One Gemmatimonadaceae bacterium genomic window, GAGCATCTCGGCCTTGGCGCGCACGTCGACCTGAACGTCGCGGAGGCTGAAGGACTCGAGTGAGACCTGCTCGAGAAAGCGCCGCTGGAAGTATTCGATCACGCGTTCGGCGACGTCTTCCTCGTCGGGCGCTCGGCCGTCGGCTTCGACGCGCGCAACGAATCCCATCCGACGCAATGCACCCGTGATCCGCGACGACTCGCGTTTGAAAATGCCGTCGAGGAACTGCGGAATCCCCTCCTTCATGTCGCGCGACAACAGCCCAACGGCGCCGAAGTCGACGAAGACGATGCTTCCGTCGTCTCGCACGAGAATGTTGCCGGGATGCGGATCGGCGTGATACACGCCGTCGACGAAGATCATCTGGCAGTACGCCGTGAGGATACGCTGCGCCAGCGCCGGGCGATCGATGCCGCGGCGCTCGAGCTCGGCGAGATCGGTCACCTTCGTCGCCTCGATGAGCTCCGTCGTCAACACTTTCTCTGTTGAGAAATCTCGAATCACGACGGGAAACTCGACCATCGGGTCGCTGCCGAAGCGCGACCCGATGAGCGCGATGTTCTCCGCTTCCTTCCGGAAGTCGAGCTCGTCGCGAATCATCGCGCTGATCTCGCTGTGGTACGACTCGATGCCACGGACCCGCGTGACGAACTGGACGATGCCGAGGATGCGCCTAATCGCGGTGAGATCGAGCTGCGTGATCTCGTCGATGTCGGCGTGCTGCACCTTGACCGCGACACGTACTCCATTGTGCAGCCGCGCCTCATGGACCTGCGCGAGCGAGGCACTCGCCATCGGCTCGGGATTCCACCAGGCGAACAGCGAGTTCGGTCCTCGCCCGAATTCCCGTTCGATGCGTTCGACGATCTGCTCCAACGGCCGCGCGGGAATCGAATCCTGCAGTCCTTCGAGCTCGCGCCGGAATTCTTCGGGTAGAAAATTGGCGAGAATGCTGATGAGCTGCCCGACTTTGATGAATAGTCCGTCGAGCTCGATGATCGCGCGCTCGATGCGCCGCGCGTTGACGCGATGCTTCTCGAAGAGCCTGCGCTCGTACCCGTCAGGCGTGAGAAACGGACGGCGCAGCCGCAATACCAGATAACTCGCGAGCACGCGCAACGTGACGCCGTAGGCTTTCGCGAGCCGGAAGCGCGGCCGGTCGTGGTCGAGTCTCACGGGCGAAAGCTCGCCAGCCCCCATTCAACGGTCCAGAGCGAGTTGAACAAATTATTCAGAATTCGTTCGGAGGATGCGGCCCGGGATGCGCGCGCCGCACCCGGGCCGTATCATTGTGCGCCTCGACAGTAGCGAGGCGCATGACGACGCAGCTGCTGGAGTCGACTCGTCAGAGTCCATGACACATCTGACACGGAGCGGAAGGCAAAGATCCGTCGCAGGCGTGGGGCACGGCTCGGCGCATCGGCTTTCGTTTTGTATTTACTTATCTCGTCCTCTACAATCTGCCCGTGGCTATCACCGGATCAACGAGCTCCCCTTCAACCGCTGACGCCGCGTCGGCAGTCGCCGGCGCCGGACCAATCCTGCTCTACGACGGGAGCTGCGGCTTCTGCGCACAATCCGTGCAGTGGATTCTCCGACACGAGCGCCGTCGACGCGACCTCCGTTTCGCTCGGCTCGAAGGCGCTCTGGGCACCACGCTCCGCGCTCGGCATCCGGAGCTCGCCGCGATCGACTCGCTGATCTGGTACGAGCCCGCGACGACCACTGCGTCCGAGCAACTGCTCTGGCAATCGCGCGGCGTCCTTCGTGTGGCCCGCTACGTCGGCGGCGTCTGGGCCGCACTGGGCTCGTTAGGTGCAATAATGCCACGCCCCTTCTCGGACTCGGTGTATGCGTGGATTGCCAGGCACCGCCGCGATCTGGCGCCAGAGTCGTGCATCGTACCAACACCGGAGCAGCGGCAGCGGTTCATCGCCTGATGAATGGATAGGAGCCACTTGCTCGCGTTTCTTCGTGCGCATCGACTGGCCATCCAGGCGACCGCATCGCTCGACGGCGCGCCACAAGCCGCCGTCGTCGGCTACGCGGTCACCGACGATCTCGAGCTCGTGTTCGACACCCTCGCGTCGACGCGCAAGGCGCAGAACCTCCGCGCCAACCCGCGCGTCGCCTTCGTCATCGGCGGCTTGAAGAGAGCCGACGAGCGCACCGTGCAATACGAGGGCATTGCCGATGAACCTGTCGGCGAGGAGCTCGAACGTCTCAAGAGGATCTATTACGATGTCTTCCCCGACGGTCCGAGCCGCTTGAGCTGGCCGGGTCTCATCTACGTGCGCGTGCGCCCCATGTGGCTGCGCTACAGCGACTACAACACCGATCCGCCCGAGATAATGGAGTTCCGCGCGGACGAGTTGAGTGCGACTCGATGACTGCTTTGGAAACGCCAGTCGAGATTGGCGCGCGGAGCGAGCCCTTGACGCGGCGCGAACTTTCACCGCATGCAAATAGGCATGTACACGTTCGCTGAGACCACGCCCGACCCGCGCACGGGGCATCGCATCACGCCGGGCCAGCGATTACGCGACCTCATCGAGGAGATCGAGCTCGCCGATCAGCTCGGACTCGACGTCTTCGGTGTCGGCGAACATCACCGGCCGGATTTCGCCGTCTCCTCGCCGGCCGTCGTGCTCGCCGCGGCGGCCGAGCGCACGAAACAGATCCGCCTGACGAGTGCGGTGACCGTGCTCAGCTCGGACGATCCCGTTCGCGTGTTTCAAGACTTTGCAACGCTCGACCTGCTCTCGGATGGACGCGCCGAGATCATGGCCGGGCGCGGCTCGTTCACCGAGTCCTTCCCACTATTCGGTTATGACCTCGGTGACTACGATGAGCTGTTCGCCGAAAAGCTCGAGCTGTTGCTCGCATTGCGCGCCGACGAGCGCGTGACCTGGCATGGCCGGCATCGCGCGGCGCTCGACAACCTCGGCGTCTATCCCCGTCCGGAACATGAGATCCCGATCTGGGTCGCCGTCGGCGGAACACCGCAGTCAGTCGTCCGTGCCGCGAACCGCGGCCTCCCGGTGGCACTCGCGATCATCGGCGGAGCGCCCGAGCGATTCGTGCCCCTCATCGACCTCTATCGTGAGAGCGCGCGGCGCGCGGGACGTGATCCCTCGACGATGGCCGTCGGCATCAACTCACACGTCTGGATCGCCGACGACTCGCAGCGCGCCGCCGACGAGTTCTTCCCCTCGTATGCCGACGTGATGACGCGGATCGGGCGCGAGCGCGGCTGGCCGCCGACGACGCGAGCGCACCTCGACGGGCTTCGGTCGCCGCGCGGCTCGCTGCTCGTCGGCAGCCCGCAGGAAGTGATCGACAAGATGCTCTTCGAGCACGAGCTCTTTCACTACGATCGCTTCCTCGCGCAAATGACTGTCGGCTCGATGCCGCACGACCGTGTCCTGCACGCGATCGAGCTACTCGGCACCGTGGTCGCGCCAGCCGTTAGGCGTGCCACGGTGAACGCGACGACGACCGCCGACCCTGATGCCCCAGCTGCCCTTAACGGTCGGTCTGCCTTGATCCCCAGATCGCGGGCGTCCCCGCAACGCCCGTGCGACTGATCGGTGTCACCGCGATCCACTGAGCACCTAACGTGTCAGCTGCCGAAAGCGCGAGCGCCGGACTATCCGCGCGCACGAGACGTTCGCGCCATCTGCGATCGGTGCTGAATGTCTGGATCATCCACCAGCGCACCGCGACGCTGTCGCCCGGCGACGCGACCAGCACGGCGTGCGCGCCGTCCGATGTTGCCGGCCCATCGCCGCTGCTGCCGTTCTGTAGCGGCGGATCGTCGTCCGGTACGTCGATCAGCGGCCTCGCCGGTTGCGCTGCGCCGAGCCACGGACTTGCGGGCGGCAGCGCCGGCTCGGCGTACTCCTGCGCGCGAAGCTCGTCGCCGAACGTCGCGCTATCGCCCGCGCTCAGTCGCTCGGCGAAGGTTCCAAGGCGGAAATGAACGTGGCCTAACGACTCCGTCGTGCCCTGCCGCGCCGCGCGCAATGCGTCGACCTCGCGCGCGATCTCCTCCGCCGGCCACGGATCATAGCGCGAACCAACGCGCATCGTGAATAGCCCCGGCCAGAGATGACGGCCGCGGACGTTCTCGCTCCGCCACCACGCGTCCAGCTTCGTGAAGCGCTGCTGGTAATTCTCGAGTGGCCAGTAGAGCTGCGGCGCGAGATAGTCGACCCACCCTTCGCGCAGCCACCGGCGTGCATCGGCAAAGATCTCGGCGTAGGAATCGAGGCCCGTGACCCCTTCCGGATAGCCCGGCCGCCAGATGCCGAACGGACTGATCCCGACGAGCACCCACCGCTTTCGCGCCTTCACCTCGCGATACAGCGTTTGCACGAAATCGTCGATGTTGGCCCTTCGCCAGGCGTCGCGGTCGGTCCAGCCGCGCGCCAAACCGTAGCGCTTCCACGACACATCGTCGGGAAAGTGCAACGTCACGCGGCGCGTGATCCGACGCCGATGTTTGCCGTGCTTGACGACGCGCGTGACAGTCGCCTCCTCCTGATACGGGTAGAAGTAGTCGTCGAGATGCACGCCATCGATATCGTATCGGTCGACGACTTCGAGAATCGCGTCGAGCACCGCACGACGCGCCGCCGGAATGCCGGGATCGATCCAGGTCGACTTGCCGTAGTGGCGCACCCACTCAGGATGCGTGCTCGTGACGTGGCCGGCGATCGGCTTCCCCAGATCGTCGGGCGGCATCGCGCGGAAGGGATTGAACCAGGCGTGCAGCTGCAGGCCACGCGCGTGCCCTTCGCTGATGGCGAGCGCCAGCGGATCGTAACCGGCGTAATCGCCTAACGACGACGCGTCACGGCCGACGAGGTACCGCGACCAGGGCGCGCGATGCGTCGGATAGAGCGCGTCGGCCGCCGTGCGCACGTGCAGAAGCACGGCGTTGAGCCCGTCGGCTTTCGCGCGATCGAGAATCGCGGCGAGCTCGAATTTCTGTTCGTCGATGCTCAGACCCGGCCGCGATGGCCAGTCACCTCCCTCGGTCGGCGAGATCCATGCGGCGCGGAATTCTCGCGCGAGCGCTGGCGGAGTCGGCGTCGGCTGCGCTCGCGCCGTGGACACCGCCAGTCCAAACCATAGGACAACCGAGGCGCCGCGCCCGCGTCGGGCGGCGAATTGCTTTGACATCGATGACACTGCTTCGAGACGAAGTTCTTGGCATGGAACGAGGAAGTGAGCGCGTGATGCGCTCCTTCCGCAGTGTATCCTCGATCACACTCAATGCAAACCCTGGCCCATTGATTCCGAATGCGGATCGGCCACAGCGCGTGAACGCTCTCGAGTCTATCGGTCGTGTGGTTTGAGCTCGGCGAGGAGGCTGTCAAGAACGTCGACGAGCCGATCTGCATCGTCGAGATCGAATGGCATCGGCGGCCGGATCTTCACGACATTGTGAAACGGCCCATCGGTACCCGCGAGTATTCCCTCGCCGCGCATCCGGTTGACGACGTACGATGCTTCACGGTCGGCCGGCTCGAGCGTCGCCCGGTCACGCACGAGCTCGACGCCGAGGAAGAGCCCCGATCCCCGCACGTCGCCGACGAGCTCATGACGCACCACGAACGGCCGGAGTCCACTGAGCAAACGCTCACCAATGCGTCTTGCGTGCTCCTGCAGGTCTTCGTCGCGCACGACATCGAGAACGGCGAGGCCGATCGCGCAGGACACCTGGTTGCCACCGAAGGTCGAGAAGTACTCCATCCCGTTGTCGAACGATTCGGCAATCTCCCGTCGCACCGCGACCGCTCCCAAGGGATGCCCGTTGCCTAACGGCTTTCCCATGACGACGATGTCCGGTACCACGTCCTGGGCCTCGAAGGCCCAGAAATGCGTCCCGATCCGGCCGAGGCCCGTCTGCACCTCGTCGGCGATGCAGACGCCGCCGGCTGCCCGCACGATCGCGTACGCCGCACCCAGGTATCCGGGCGGGAACATGATCTGCCCGCCGACGCTCGGACTGCTCTCGGCGATGAAGCCGGCAATGCCGCGACCTCGTGCCCGTGCGCGCGCGACGAGCGCGCCGATTGGATCGGCGTATTTCCGTCCTGCATCGGGATCGCTGCGCTTGAACGGCCCGCGATAGTCGTCGGCGAGCGGCGCCACGTGCACCCACTCGGGCGCACCGTGTCCGCCTGGACCGGAATGTTTGTACGGACTGATGTCGATGAGTGAAGTCGTGTTGCCGTGATACGCCGCCTCGAGCACGATCATGTCGCGCTCGCCGGTGTGCCCCCGCGCGAGCCGCAGCGCCAACTCGTTCGCTTCACTCGCCGAGTTGACGAGATACACAACTCCATCGGCGAGCGCGCCAGGCAGCGTTGCTCGCAGCCGCGCGGCGTACTCGTTGACGAGATCGCTCGGATAGCGCGTATTCGTGTTCAGGATTGCCATCTGCGCCTGGCCGGCGCCGACGACACGGGGATGGCAATGGCCGACATGCGGGACGTTGTTGTAGGCGTCGATGAACTGACGGCCGGTGTCGTCGTAGAGATATTGCATCCATCCTCGCTCCGCCTTCACCGGCAAGCGATAGGCAATGCTCAGATTCCCGCCGAGGCGCTCCCGGCGCGCAGCGAGCGTCGTTAGGCCATCGGGCTCGTGTCGGGGAAAGCGATCCGCCGGGACGCCGACGATCAGATTCGGATCCGGCGACAAGCTTCGCCACACCGCGCGCTGGCTCGCCGGCGCGACGCCAGGGAAGTCGGTCCCCAGGCCGAGCAGGTCGGTGATGATTTGCAGATGGAGATGCGGTGTCCACCCGAGGTTCTCGTTAGGTGTTCCAAGGGACGCGAAGCGACCTCCCCTGGCGATGCGCCGGCCGAGGACGAGCCCGTCGAGCGACGACCGGCTCAAGTGGCCGTACAGTGTGAAGAACACGTCGCCCGCGTCGGTCTCGTGGCGGAGGATGACGACGGGTCCGTAGTCCTGTGCCACGGCGTTGTTCGCAAAGGCGTGCACGACACCGTCGAGCGGCGCATGTACGGCAGTCCCCGAATCCGCGAAGAGATCGAGGCCGATGTGAATCGTTCTCCGTTCGCTCGCCGGCTTTGGGCCCCCGAAGAATGGCGCGGTGTAGAGTAGTCGCGCTTCGTCGTATCGCCCAACTGCGACTCGCACGCCCGCATCCTCCATCGCGGCCGCGATGCGCGTCGTGACCTTCGGCTCGGCATTCTCGCCTGGGTTGCCGCTCACGAGCGGGCTCGCGACTCCGAGATCGAGGACGATGGTGCGCTCCGCACTCAGATCGACATCGAGCACGGGCGCGAAGGACCCGCCGTTCGCGCGGAGCCACTCACGCGCGCGCGCGCTGCGGGCGACGGGTTCGAGTCCGGCCGCCTCGCGCACCACGGCAACTGAGAGCGCGTGCGGGATGCGCATCAGCGTTGGGAGCGTTCGATGGATGCTCGATTGACTGACGCCGAGGTATTCGTTGTCGGGTCGAGCTTTCTGCTGCCCGACGGCGATCGCGGCGCTCAGCGCCAACCGCAGACACGCCAGCTCGAACAACACTTCGAGCTCACGATCGTCGAAGGCGCACTCGCGCCGCGCTCCGCGGACCAACGACGCAAGAATCGCGAGCGGATCATCCGCGTCGAGCATGAGGTACGCCGCCGCAATCGCGAGATCGGCGATGCGCCACCCATACACCATGTCGCCGAAGTCGACGACGCCGCTCACGCGATCACCGTTGATGAGAATGTTGTGATCGTTGAGATCGTTATGGATCACGCCGCGCCGCAGCTCCCCGGCCAGCGGTACCACGTAACGGTTCATACGCGCGAGCGTGGCGTCGATCGCCATGCCTAACGTCTCACCGATGATCGAAGAGCGCGCTGCGGCGATCAGATCGGCCGCCCGAGCAAGATCCCAGTGGAAGTCCCGCTCGAGCGCCGGCTGCTGAATCTGCTCGAGGGACCTCGTCAGCCTGCCGATCGTCGCGCCAAGGTCGTCGAGCAGCTCGCGGGACCGGTAACGCCCGTCGGCGAGGAGGTTGCCAGGGAGGTGCGTAATCGCCCACGCAAAATGGCACTCGCCGTTCGCGCCAGATAACTCGGTGATCGCGTCGCCGCCCGTGGTGCACACGACGCGCGGTACGGCAACATCGCGCTCCGCGAGCACGGACAGAACCTGTTGCTGCGCCTCGAGCAATGCTCGCGTCTCGAGCGCATTCGCAATCTTGAGCACAAGCGCGGGCGCGCCGTTGCTCCCCTCAATCAAGAAATTCTGATCGCGCTCGCTGGTGAGCGCGCGAGCCCGGCCACTACGACCGTAACGTTCGCGCGCTATTCGTTCAGCGTCATCGAGCGTAAAGGTCGGGCTATGGTCGAGCATTGTACCGAGCAGTTCGTGTCACCCTGAGGAACGAAGGCGCTTGCCTCGACAGCCGCGCGCTCATTCCTCGCGCAACGCAATCGTCGGATCGAGCGCCGCCGCGCGGCGAGCGGGCATCCACGACGCCAGCACCGCGATCGCTACGAACAATACTACGATTGCCACAAACGTCAGCGGATCACTCGGCGTCACTTCGACGAGCATGCTGCGCATCGCCCTCGTCAACGCAAACGCGCTCGCCCCGCCGATCACGATCCCCATCGCGCTGAGGCGCAGTCCCTGCCCCACGATGAGCCGCATGATACTCCACTGCTGCGCACCGAACGCCATCCGCAGCCCGATCTCCGCCGTGCGCATTCGCACCAGTGTCGACAACACGCCATACAGACCGACCGACGCGAGAATCACCGCGATCGTCGCGAAGACTCCAATCAGCACGAGCGAGAAGCGCGTTTGCGCCATCGCGCGGTCGACGTAGGCCGAGTACGGCTTGACGTTCGCGACGAGGAGCGAGGGATCCATCTCGCGGATCACTGCACGAATGGGTGCGGCGAGTGTCGTCGGATCGACGTTCGTTCGCACGACCCAGGTCGTCGCCGCAAAATGATTGAAGATGCCATCGGTGAAGAACATCTCTTCCGGGCCGTTGGTCGCGAGCGATTCGTGGCGCTCGTGGTCGACGATGCCGATCACGTCGAACCATTCCGGTTCCTCGGTTCGCACGCGGACGAGCAAACGTTGACCGACGGCGTTCCTGTTCGGAAATGCTTTCGCCGCTAACAGCTTGTCGACGATGATGACCCTGGCACTGTCTCGGTTGTCCACCGACGTGAATGTGCGCCCGGCGATCAGCCTCGTACGCATCGTCTCGAAATAGCCAGGATACACGGCGATCGTCGTCGCCTGCTTGAATTTCGCTGGATCAGCTGCGGCTTCCGCCGTCCCGTAGCGCGCATTCGAGAGCGAGCCGTCGAGTGGCAGCACCGAGGTCACGGTGACGCCGCGCACCCCTGGCAACGCCCCGAGTCGCTCGTGCACATTGTCCTTGAACACCGCCTGCTCGTCCGGCTTGTTGAGTCGTGGATTCACGAGCGTGAAGGTGAGGACGCGATCCGGATCGTAGCCTGGATCGACGTGCGACAGGGCGACGAAGCTGCGCACCATGAGTCCCGAGCCAATCAGGAGCACGAAGGAAAGCGCAACTTCTGCGGTCACGACGCCATTGCGCAGCAGCTTGGCTCCGCCGAGCCCCGGTGAACGTCCGGCGGCACGCAGCACGTCCGCGAGATCGGGACGCGACGCTCGCCACGCGGGCACGACGCCGAACAGCACCGCCGACACGACGGCGCAGGTAATCGTGAACGAGAGCACAAAGGGATCGAGCGAGACCGTGTCGAGACGCGGCAGATTCGCCGGCGCCATCGCGATGAGCAGTCGGATCCCGAGCTGCGCCAGCGCAAGGCCGAGCAATGCGCCACCGCCCGCGAGCAGGAGACTCTCGGCGAACATCTGCCTGACGAGTCGCCAGGGCGATCCACCCAACGCGGCGCGCACCGCCAGCTCACGCTCTCGGACCGACGACCGGACGAGCAACAGATTGGCGACATTCGCGCACGCGATCAGCAGCACGAACACCACCGCGCCCATGAGCGCCAGGATCGCGGGCTTTACCTCCGCGACCATGTTCTCGTGCATCCCATCGACGTCGATGTTGAAGTTCGCCGTCTGATCGATGGGAAAGCGTCGCCGCAGATCGGCCGCGATGCCGTCGGCCTGCGCCTGCGCCTGCGCCATCGTCACCCCCGGCTTCATCCGGCCGATGACGCGCAGAAAGACATTTTTCCGCGATGAATTCTCGTAGTCGATGCGCTGAGCGAACCAGATGTCGGGCGTGGGCTCGATCGACGCTTTCGGTGGGAAGAGCAGCTCGAAGCCCGGTTGCAGAATGCCGACGACCGTCGCGCTGGCACCGCCGACGTCGATCGCCTTCCCAAGGATGGTCCGGTCACCGCCAAAGCGACGCTCCCAGAATTCGTGGCTCAGGATGGCGATGAGCGGAAGCCGCGGTCCCGGCGGTGCCGGCGCCACACCGGCAACCGGCTGCGGCGGGCGTGGCTGCGGCATCCCGTCATTGTCCGTGAAATCGCGTCCGACTTCGATACGGCCGCCAAGGAGACGGAAGATGTTCGTCGTCGCTCCGGCCGTGCTCACCTGCTCGGGATCTCCGCCATTCCCCGTCACCGTTCCGCGCCCGGTCGTCACCGCGGCGAAATCCTGGAAGAGCGTCCCCTGATCCTTCAGATCTTTGAAGTCCGGCGGCGAGAAGGGAAAGTTCGGGAGGCTGCGCGCCCGCAGCTCGCCCCAGACGAGCACGAGGCGGTCGGCGTGCGGATATGGCAAAGGACGCAGCAGCACCGAGTTCACGACGCTGAAGATCGCCGTGCTCGCGCCGATGCCTAACGCGAGCGTCAGCAGCGCCGTCGCGGCAAACGCCGGATTCTTGCGCAGCGAGCGCATCGCGAACTTGATGTCTTTCAGTAAAGCGTCCATGGAGAGTGCAGGCTGGTTGTCGGTTGCTTGTGGTTGGTGGCTTGGTGCTCGGTGATCGGTTGCTGGTGGTTTGTGAGTGCGGATAACCAACCACCAACCACCAGCCACCAATCACCAGCCACCAATCACCAGCATCACCCGTCGGGCCATGCGCCCAGTAATCGTCTGACCACGATCAGTTCGCCGACATGGTACGCCGTGTGGTCGGCGGTGAGCAGGATTTCGCGCAGGTACGTTTGTCCTGTTCCATTCGGCACCGGCGCGGTGAGATCGGTTTTCGCGTCGACCGCGAGTGCCGCCAGCTTGTCGCGATCACGCTTAACGGCGGCAATGCTGTCATCCCAGGCCTTTGCTGACGGCGGTTCCGGCCCCTCGGGCCAGTAATCCTTCGGCCATTCCTGCTCTTTGTATTTCGACGCGACGCAGAACTCGAGAATGTCTGCCTGCGTGATTCGAATGTGCTCGACCAGCTGCCAGGCCGAGTAAGGAAGCCCGTTTGGCACCTTGCCTCGGAGCGCGGGGGCGAGCCCCTTCACCGCGGATTCGAAGCCGGCATGGGCATCCTCCCAGTCCAGTGTTCGCGCGATGTGTTGACCGAGCGATTTGTCGTCAGGCATTGTGACCGCATCCTGAGGAGCCCAGGCGCTTGTACTCGAGGAGCGCAAGCGACGAAAGGACGAAGGATGACAGTCGACTGGAAGGCGGCCAGTGTCAACCGCCGAGAATTGTCGGGGGTCCACTCCTAGCCGAACCTCGGGGAAATTCGCATACTGAAACGTCCCATTCGTATCCGGAGGTTGTCATGCCCGTTACGTCTCCGCCGATGGGGTCCGACCAGCCGCCCACCCCAGGCGTGCCACTCAGCGATCCTGCTTCGCTCGAGCAGTACTTCCGTTCTCATTTCTCCGATCTCGCGACCGAGGCGAAAGAGCAACTGGCTGACGCCGCGTCTGCAGCCCCAAAAGTCGTCGAGGGCGCCTTCCGTCACGCATGGGAGGAGCGAGAGCGCATAACGAGCTCGCAGGATCTGGACTCCTTCCTCCACGACGAGGTCCGACACGGCGCAGCGCGCGAGAAGAGTCGGCGGGCGAGCCTGCACCGGCACGACGCGCCCGGGTCAGCCAAGCCGGCTCCGCACAGTCAGACGCAGGTCGACGTCGACCAGTCCTGGGTCCATCTGTCTCGTGCACTACATTTCGTGCCCGATGACGTGAGTATCGCCGAACAGGAGAGCGCTGCGGCGCTCCGCCATGACGCTGCCGGTCACGTCGCGGAGCTGGCCAGGAAGCGTTCGTGGAAGGTGCCTATCGCCATCGTCGTCGTTGCCGCGGCCGTGGTCGGCACCGGCATCTGGTACGTCGATCGCCTTGGCGACGAAGGCGCCATCACCGGTGCGCTCGCCTCGGCGGATGCACGCACGCACGTTGCCGCCACCGCGCAGCTCGCGAAGGTCACGCTCGATGACGGCACGCAAGCCGTGCTCACCCCTGAATCCAAGCTCATCGTCCCGAAGCAGTTCGGTGAGTTGATGCACGCGGTGAAGCTCGAGGGCTCGGCGACGTTTACCGTCGTGAAGGGGCAACGACGCCCGCTCGAGATCCGCGCGGGCAACACGCACATCCTCGTGACTGGCACGGTCCTCACCGTGCGCGCCTTCCCGAGTGAAAGCTCGGTCGTCGTTGCACTGAAGGACGGCAGCGCCAACGTGAAGGTCGGCGATAGCGTCCGCACCGTGGCCGCGGGCAAGGCGCTTTTCGTGAAAAACAAGGTGATGCGCGACGCCACGGCACCGGAGATCGAGGAGGCGACGAGCTGGAATGAGCAAACGCTCACGATCTCCAACCGTCAGCTGCGCGACGTGCTGACGTCGCTCCGACGCTGGTATGGGCTGGATATCAAAGTGCTCGATGCACCGCTACTCGACCGGCTGGTGACGATTCAGGCCTCGCTCGACTCGCCGAAGGAGGCGATCAACGCCGTGCAGCAGAGCGCGAACTTGCAGTTTGCCTGGGGCGAAGACGGAAAGACGATGCTCTTCAAGGACGCGCCGGCAAAAGGGGCGAAGAAGAAGTAACCATCCCGGTCATCCTGAGGAGCGCAAGCGACGAGGCTTGCGCTCCTCTAGGGCAGGCGCCTTGCTCAGTATGACAGCTACAGCTAGGGATGCGTCGATACGCGCTCGAGCTTGCCGTTCTTGGCGAAGAC contains:
- a CDS encoding ABC transporter permease; this encodes MDALLKDIKFAMRSLRKNPAFAATALLTLALGIGASTAIFSVVNSVLLRPLPYPHADRLVLVWGELRARSLPNFPFSPPDFKDLKDQGTLFQDFAAVTTGRGTVTGNGGDPEQVSTAGATTNIFRLLGGRIEVGRDFTDNDGMPQPRPPQPVAGVAPAPPGPRLPLIAILSHEFWERRFGGDRTILGKAIDVGGASATVVGILQPGFELLFPPKASIEPTPDIWFAQRIDYENSSRKNVFLRVIGRMKPGVTMAQAQAQADGIAADLRRRFPIDQTANFNIDVDGMHENMVAEVKPAILALMGAVVFVLLIACANVANLLLVRSSVRERELAVRAALGGSPWRLVRQMFAESLLLAGGGALLGLALAQLGIRLLIAMAPANLPRLDTVSLDPFVLSFTITCAVVSAVLFGVVPAWRASRPDLADVLRAAGRSPGLGGAKLLRNGVVTAEVALSFVLLIGSGLMVRSFVALSHVDPGYDPDRVLTFTLVNPRLNKPDEQAVFKDNVHERLGALPGVRGVTVTSVLPLDGSLSNARYGTAEAAADPAKFKQATTIAVYPGYFETMRTRLIAGRTFTSVDNRDSARVIIVDKLLAAKAFPNRNAVGQRLLVRVRTEEPEWFDVIGIVDHERHESLATNGPEEMFFTDGIFNHFAATTWVVRTNVDPTTLAAPIRAVIREMDPSLLVANVKPYSAYVDRAMAQTRFSLVLIGVFATIAVILASVGLYGVLSTLVRMRTAEIGLRMAFGAQQWSIMRLIVGQGLRLSAMGIVIGGASAFALTRAMRSMLVEVTPSDPLTFVAIVVLFVAIAVLASWMPARRAAALDPTIALREE
- a CDS encoding aminotransferase class III-fold pyridoxal phosphate-dependent enzyme, which codes for MLDHSPTFTLDDAERIARERYGRSGRARALTSERDQNFLIEGSNGAPALVLKIANALETRALLEAQQQVLSVLAERDVAVPRVVCTTGGDAITELSGANGECHFAWAITHLPGNLLADGRYRSRELLDDLGATIGRLTRSLEQIQQPALERDFHWDLARAADLIAAARSSIIGETLGMAIDATLARMNRYVVPLAGELRRGVIHNDLNDHNILINGDRVSGVVDFGDMVYGWRIADLAIAAAYLMLDADDPLAILASLVRGARRECAFDDRELEVLFELACLRLALSAAIAVGQQKARPDNEYLGVSQSSIHRTLPTLMRIPHALSVAVVREAAGLEPVARSARAREWLRANGGSFAPVLDVDLSAERTIVLDLGVASPLVSGNPGENAEPKVTTRIAAAMEDAGVRVAVGRYDEARLLYTAPFFGGPKPASERRTIHIGLDLFADSGTAVHAPLDGVVHAFANNAVAQDYGPVVILRHETDAGDVFFTLYGHLSRSSLDGLVLGRRIARGGRFASLGTPNENLGWTPHLHLQIITDLLGLGTDFPGVAPASQRAVWRSLSPDPNLIVGVPADRFPRHEPDGLTTLAARRERLGGNLSIAYRLPVKAERGWMQYLYDDTGRQFIDAYNNVPHVGHCHPRVVGAGQAQMAILNTNTRYPSDLVNEYAARLRATLPGALADGVVYLVNSASEANELALRLARGHTGERDMIVLEAAYHGNTTSLIDISPYKHSGPGGHGAPEWVHVAPLADDYRGPFKRSDPDAGRKYADPIGALVARARARGRGIAGFIAESSPSVGGQIMFPPGYLGAAYAIVRAAGGVCIADEVQTGLGRIGTHFWAFEAQDVVPDIVVMGKPLGNGHPLGAVAVRREIAESFDNGMEYFSTFGGNQVSCAIGLAVLDVVRDEDLQEHARRIGERLLSGLRPFVVRHELVGDVRGSGLFLGVELVRDRATLEPADREASYVVNRMRGEGILAGTDGPFHNVVKIRPPMPFDLDDADRLVDVLDSLLAELKPHDR
- a CDS encoding FecR domain-containing protein — protein: MPVTSPPMGSDQPPTPGVPLSDPASLEQYFRSHFSDLATEAKEQLADAASAAPKVVEGAFRHAWEERERITSSQDLDSFLHDEVRHGAAREKSRRASLHRHDAPGSAKPAPHSQTQVDVDQSWVHLSRALHFVPDDVSIAEQESAAALRHDAAGHVAELARKRSWKVPIAIVVVAAAVVGTGIWYVDRLGDEGAITGALASADARTHVAATAQLAKVTLDDGTQAVLTPESKLIVPKQFGELMHAVKLEGSATFTVVKGQRRPLEIRAGNTHILVTGTVLTVRAFPSESSVVVALKDGSANVKVGDSVRTVAAGKALFVKNKVMRDATAPEIEEATSWNEQTLTISNRQLRDVLTSLRRWYGLDIKVLDAPLLDRLVTIQASLDSPKEAINAVQQSANLQFAWGEDGKTMLFKDAPAKGAKKK
- a CDS encoding DinB family protein, coding for MPDDKSLGQHIARTLDWEDAHAGFESAVKGLAPALRGKVPNGLPYSAWQLVEHIRITQADILEFCVASKYKEQEWPKDYWPEGPEPPSAKAWDDSIAAVKRDRDKLAALAVDAKTDLTAPVPNGTGQTYLREILLTADHTAYHVGELIVVRRLLGAWPDG